In one window of Danaus plexippus chromosome 7, MEX_DaPlex, whole genome shotgun sequence DNA:
- the LOC116770923 gene encoding GDP-mannose 4,6 dehydratase, which translates to MAEPGTSGNVNRKVALITGITGQDGSYLTEFLIEKGYEVHGILRRSSSFNTGRIQHLYGQPACHTGGKMHLHYGDLTDTTCLISIITKIRPKEIYNLGAQSHVKVSFELSEYTAQVDALGTLRLLEAVRTAGLEKETRIYQASTSELYGKVLEVPQNEKTPFYPRSPYACAKLYGHWIVVNYREAYGMFACNGLLFNHESPRRGENFVTRKITRGVAKIQLGLMSHLEMGNLDSKRDWGHAKDYVEAMWLILQQDEPEDFVVASGEAHSVREFIEKAFACVGRGVVWRGEGVHETGHDKHTDQLLVKVNPKYFRPTEVDLLLGDASKAKQKLGWTNKTTFEELVKDMVEADLELMKKNPEA; encoded by the exons atggCAGAGCCTGGCACCAGTGGAAATGTTAATAGAAAAGTCGCGTTAATCACCGGTATAACCGGACag GATGGATCTTATTTAACTGAATTCTTAATTGAAAAAGGCTATGAGGTCCATGGAATTCTTCGGCGGTCATCCTCATTTAATACCG GTCGTATTCAACATTTGTATGGACAACCAGCCTGTCACACCGGCGGTAAAATGCATCTCCACTATGGAGACCTCACAGACACAACATGTCTTATAAGCATTATAACTAAG ATAAGACCaaaggaaatatataacttgGGGGCTCAATCCCACGTTAAGGTGTCGTTCGAGTTGAGTGAATATACAGCTCAAGTAGACGCTCTGGGTACCCTTAGACTGCTGGAAGCGGTGCGAACTGCTGGATTAGAGAAGGAAACTAGGATATACCAGGCTTCCACCTCGGAACTATACGGGAAAGTATTAGAAGTTCCCCAGAACGAGAAAACGCCGTTCTATCCAAGGTCGCCTTATG CGTGTGCTAAGCTCTACGGTCACTGGATAGTAGTGAACTATAGGGAGGCGTACGGGATGTTCGCGTGTAACGGCTTACTCTTCAACCATGAGAGCCCGAGGCGGGGGGAGAACTTCGTAACGAGAAAAATAACCCGCGGAGTGGCCAAGATACAGCTGGGATTGATGTCGCATCTGGAAATGGGCAATTTGGATAGCAAAAGAGATTGGGGACATGCCAAGGATTATGTAGAG GCTATGTGGCTGATACTGCAGCAGGATGAGCCTGAAGACTTCGTGGTTGCCTCCGGGGAGGCTCACAGTGTGAGGGAATTCATAGAGAAGGCTTTCGCGTGTGTGGGGAGAGGGGTGGTGTGGAGGGGGGAGGGGGTGCACGAAACTGGTCACGATAAACATACGGACCAACTACTCGTTAAGGTCAACCCAAAATATTTCAGACCCACGGAAGTG gaTCTTCTTCTAGGTGACGCGTCAAAAGCCAAACAGAAATTAGGTTGGACCAACAAAACCACCTTCGAAGAGCTGGTCAAAGATATGGTGGAGGCCGATCTTGAACTCATGAAGAAAAACCCCGAggcataa
- the LOC116770804 gene encoding uncharacterized protein LOC116770804 has product MPEETKKNQKGKNDSKEQRKKRQPRHQAGPVEKKQEKEPEKQKETTKAPEKPAYQPPGPEFYKGLKRETEEILKITEEENSKYKKKEIQSNWAKYEMPIESYEAMDEQEHLGADYETLIQAPLSVGTHFQFKHEKSWDVTSSPSPYETYFDIDMGDLVIALSTIPFYERNNIDKSVFSESDFQSMDHRATKYKQKYYKDNKYNTPDLDAQNSIINKLCDKKEESSTLSENIEISSEKSNEDNLLGFKDIKLDAIDDHPEDNKIEKALELNINSNQDITIIKPKEIDQLKTESESLTKPEIITDTIQETKEDDPIIDNDDVDNNLLASPDDETVEEAEIPVSNITETKPQVTSQIQKDSKNPIIESPEDLEKWLDDFLDG; this is encoded by the exons ATGCCTGAAGAGACCAAAAAAAATCA aaAAGGCAAAAATGATTCTAAAGAACAGAGAAAGAAACGACAGCCCCGACACCAAGCTGGGCCTGTTGAGAAAAAGCAAGAAAAGGAACCTGAGAAACAAAAAG aaactacCAAGGCCCCAGAAAAACCAGCATACCAGCCACCAGGCCCTGAATTCTACAAAGGTCTTAAAAGAGAAACAGAAGAAATTCTAAAAATTACCGAAGAAGAGAACAGTAAATATAAGAAGAAGGAAATTCAGAGCAACTGGGCTAAATATGAGATGCCCATCGAAAGTTACGAAGCTATGGACGAACAAGAACATCTTGGAGCGGATTACGAG ACTCTGATTCAAGCACCGCTGTCAGTGGGAACACATTTTCAATTCAAACATGAGAAATCATGGGATGTTACATCCAGCCCCTCGCcatatgaaacatattttgacATTGATATGGGAGACCTTGTTATCGCACTGTCCACTATACCATTCTATGAGAGGAATAACATCGACAAATCCGTCTTCAGTGAAAGCGATTTTCAAAGCATGGACCACAGAGCGacgaaatataaacaaaaatactataaagacAACAAATATAACACACCAGACTTGGACGCCCAGaatagtattataaacaaattgtgCGACAAAAAAGAAGAGAGTTCAACATTaagtgaaaatattgaaataagcaGCGAAAAGAGTAATGAAGATAATCTATTAGGATTCAAAGATATAAAACTTGATGCTATCGATGATCATCCTGAAGATAATAAGATAGAAAAGgctttagaattaaatataaacagtaacCAAGATATTACTATCATCAAACCTAAAGAAATTGATCAATTAAAAACTGAGAGTGAATCATTAACAAAGCCTGAAATCATTACGGATACAATCCAGGAAACAAAAGAGGATGATCCGATAATAGATAATGATGATGttgataacaatttattagcATCCCCCGATGATGAGACTGTAGAGGAAGCTGAAATTCCTGTTAGTAATATAACAGAAACGAAACCTCAAG TGACATCGCAAATACAAAAAGATTCTAAGAATCCAATCATAGAGTCTCCAGAGGACTTAGAAAAATGGCTTGACGATTTCTTAGACGGTTAA
- the LOC116770553 gene encoding integrator complex subunit 11, with protein MPEIKITPLGAGQDVGRSCILLSMGGKNIMLDCGMHMGYNDERRFPDFSYIVPEGPITSQIDCVIISHFHLDHCGALPYMSEMVGYTGPIYMTHPTKAIAPILLEDMRKVAVERKGESNFFTSQMIKDCIKKVTAVTLHQSVMVDNELEIKAYYAGHVLGAAMFWIRVGSQSVVYTGDYNMTPDRHLGAAWIDKCRPDLLISESTYATTIRDSKRCRERDFLKKVHECVEKGGKVLIPVFALGRAQELCILLETYWERMNLKYPVYFALGLTEKANNYYKMFITWTNQKIRKTFVQRNMFDFKHIKPFDKSYIENPGAMVVFATPGMLHAGLSLNIFKKWAPYEQNMLIMPGFCVQGTVGHKILNGAKKIEFENRQVVEVKMAVEYMSFSAHADAKGIMQLIQYCEPKNVLLVHGEAQKMEFLKDKIEKEFKISCYMPANGETAIINTPTKIPIDVSLRLLKAEAVRYNAQPPDPKRRRVVHGVLCVKDNRLSFLDIDEMCDEIGINRHIIRFTSTVRFDDAGSAIKTAEKLKTLLAEKLQGWSITISDGNISVESVLIKVEGEDDNTKSIYVSWTNQDEDLGSYILGLLQSMVQ; from the coding sequence ATGCCCGAAATTAAGATAACACCTTTGGGAGCGGGTCAGGATGTTGGACGTAGTTGTATTTTGTTGTCGATGGgaggtaaaaatattatgttggaCTGTGGTATGCACATGGGGTACAATGATGAGAGACGTTTCCCGGATTTTTCATACATAGTGCCAGAGGGTCCTATCACAAGTCAAATAGATTGTGTAATAATATCACACTTCCACCTCGACCACTGCGGTGCACTCCCATACATGTCAGAAATGGTTGGTTATACGGGACCTATTTATATGACTCACCCAACAAAAGCTATAGCTCCAATTTTGTTAGAAGACATGAGAAAAGTTGCAGTCGAAAGGAAAGGagaatcaaatttttttacttcacaAATGATAAAAGATTGTATTAAAAAGGTAACAGCAGTGACACTACATCAATCTGTAATGGTGGATAATGAATTGGAAATCAAAGCTTATTATGCCGGCCATGTCTTAGGTGCTGCCATGTTCTGGATAAGAGTTGGATCACAATCAGTCGTATACACTGGAGACTATAACATGACACCGGACAGACATCTAGGGGCAGCCTGGATTGATAAATGTAGGCCTGATTTACTAATATCAGAGTCAACATATGCTACAACTATAAGGGATTCAAAACGTTGCCGAGAAAGAGATTTCTTAAAGAAAGTCCACGAGTGTGTAGAGAAAGGTGGAAAGGTTCTAATACCTGTCTTTGCTCTTGGTAGAGCACAAGAGTTATGTATACTGCTGGAGACATACTGGGAgagaatgaatttaaaatacccAGTGTACTTTGCATTAGGTTTAACGGAGAAGGCCaacaactattataaaatgtttataacatgGACAAACCAGAAGATACGTAAAACTTTTGTACAAAGAAACATGTTTGATTTTAAGCATATTAAACCATTTGATAAGTCATACATCGAAAACCCTGGTGCTATGGTGGTTTTTGCTACTCCGGGAATGTTACATGCTGGTTTAtccctaaatatatttaagaagtgGGCTCCCTATGAACAAAACATGTTGATCATGCCAGGTTTCTGTGTTCAAGGCACAGTTGGACACAAAATTCTAAATGGCGCGAAGAAAATTGAATTCGAAAACCGTCAAGTAGTTGAAGTTAAAATGGCTGTCGAATACATGTCGTTTTCAGCTCACGCTGACGCGAAAGGCATCATGCAGCTGATACAATACTGTGAACCAAAGAACGTGTTGCTCGTCCACGGGGAGGCACAGAAGATGGAGTTCCTTAAAGACAAAATCGAAAAAGAATTCAAGATCAGTTGTTACATGCCCGCCAACGGTGAAACGGCGATAATAAATACTCCAACGAAGATCCCGATAGACGTATCGTTACGATTACTAAAGGCAGAAGCTGTGAGATACAACGCCCAGCCTCCAGACCCGAAACGGAGAAGAGTTGTACATGGAGTGCTCTGTGTTAAGGACAATAGATTATCATTCTTAGATATAGATGAGATGTGCGACGAGATCGGCATTAATAGGCACATCATTAGATTTACTAGCACCGTGCGTTTTGATGACGCCGGTTCAGCGATCAAAACCGCTGAGAAACTCAAGACATTGCTGGCAGAAAAGCTTCAGGGTTGGTCGATTACTATATCCGATGGAAACATCTCAGTTGAGTCAGTCCTCATCAAAGTTGAGGGGGAGGACGATAACACGAAAAGCATCTACGTGTCGTGGACAAACCAGGACGAGGATCTGGGCAGTTACATCCTAGGTTTACTGCAGTCTATGGTACAGTGA
- the LOC116770595 gene encoding uncharacterized protein LOC116770595 gives MEAPKGSSEGEDLPSDFFDDFHKDEFIDGLSVIDSWDPSDNKQGQSRSRINAEAIDSVQDLRELIGDKQDDKKYYDKYEDEVDHYRTRDRSFSAHRMDGYIKPGSRRDPSKTNDAIKRDKEVKVKEYLAKHLESNDVIRPPGTELDEFYGERVHEDARRSRYRKRPSSMRGFMESPPREPRERRISPSYRFRWESPSKRHRMSPQRYRRPHWSPRRHHYNDMHHSPRWSPHKSYHHPHGSNKRFHKYSLHRHNSDFTREHRSRSPYQRLQQRSRSPRSVREYHRTRSQSFNRSEKEYRRSVSKSHSFKAAKDNFHYQNDPYPTKGEMIYQGDPFPEYTRAEPEYSGNVQSYSQANPYPQAADYSGYVPYEYGSAPALPQPVPAPNVSMLQVEQPLPSNTMVPALVKNISPGSKMPSTSQLLETGNQPKDALAQLVADGKLSHEDYLKLAPNKGGPVVNNSLKEEVLHRCYSAISKLDSMVLPNQLIINNELFGQETKQIAPKFCSPLKRQAPPEFQFSKFNPSVTLQQNKKIVDTIVSTLSLEKIVGITKKKVKKDFKDVAVQTSKPFCDMCVIRESTKFCSVGTCIDREQITTTVHTQVVDQDLVSSKSVFNPSGSVTDGATFSIAHMTPAQLVSQLAARAKTLKQAEPQGSNQYRRNNYDQDSRGQYGSSYNYRY, from the exons ATGGAAGCTCCTAAGGGCTCTTCCGAGGGTGAAGATCTCCCGAGTGATTTCTTCGATGATTTTCATAAAGACGAATTTATAGATGGTCTTAGTGTTATCGATAGTTGGGATCCAAGTGACAACAAACAAGGACAGTCGCGATCTAGAATTAACGCCGAGGCAATAGACAGTGTTCAAGATCTTCGTGAGCTTATTGGAGATAAACAAGacgataagaaatattatgataagtaTGAAGATGAAGTAGATCATTACAGAACCAGAGATCGCTCCTTCAGCGCCCATCGTATGGACGGATACATCAAGCCCGGTAGCCGCCGAGATCCATCTAAAACTAATGACGCCATTAAGAGAGACAAGGAGGTTAAAGTGAAGGAGTACTTAGCTAAACATTTAGAATCTAATGATGTTATACGTCCTCCTGGAACAGAACTGGACGAATTTTATGGTGAACGTGTGCATGAAGACGCAAGGCGGTCTAGATACAGAAAACGTCCATCATCTATGAGAGGGTTTATGGAATCTCCACCCAGGGAACCGAGGGAGCGCAGAATATCACCATCATATAGATTCCGTTGGGAGTCACCTTCAAAACGTCACCGCATGTCCCCGCAGCGCTATCGACGCCCACACTGGAGTCCACGACGACACCATTATAATGACATGCATCATAGCCCACGTTGGAGTCCACATAAATCTTATCATCACCCGCATGGTAGTAACAAAAGATTTCATAAATACAGCCTTCATAGACACAATTCTGATTTCACTAGAGAACATCGATCAAGATCACCTTACCAGCGTCTCCAGCAAAGATCCCGATCTCCAAGATCTGTCAGAGAATACCATCGAACCCGATCACAATCTTTTAACAGATCTGAAAAGGAGTACCGCAGATCAGTTTCAAAATCACACTCTTTCAAAGCTGCCAAAGACaattttcattatcaaaatGATCCTTATCCAACCAAAGGTGAAATGATTTATCAAGGCGACCCATTTCCTGAGTATACCAGAGCAGAACCAGAATATTCTGGAAATGTTCAAAGCTACTCACAGGCTAACCCTTATCCACAGGCTGCGGACTACAGTGGGTATGTTCCATATGAATATGGATCTGCTCCGGCATTGCCACAGCCTGTTCCAGCGCCCAATGTATCCATGTTACAAGTAGAACAACCTCTTCCCTCCAACACTATGGTTCCAGCCCTggtaaaaaacatttcacCTGGTTCCAAAATGCCATCCACTTCCCAACTATTAGAAACCGGAAATCAACCAAAGGATGCTTTAGCCCAA ttgGTTGCAGATGGAAAATTATCTCACGAAGACTATTTGAAACTCGCTCCAAATAAAG GTGGTCCCGTTGTAAACAATAGTCTTAAAGAGGAGG TACTTCATCGTTGCTACAGTGCCATATCCAAATTAGATTCAATGGTACTACCAAACCAACTTATAATCAACAATGAACTATTTGGACAAGAAACTAAACAAATTGCTCCTAAATTCTGTTCGCCATTGAAGAGACAGGCTCCTCCCGAGTTTCAATTTTCCAAGTTCAATCCGTCAGTGACTTTACagcagaataaaaaaattgtggacACCATCGTATCAACATTGTCCCTCGAGAAGATCGTTGGAATAACGAAGAAGAAAGTAAAGAAGGACTTCAAAGATGTCGCTGTGCAGACAAGCAAACCGTTTTGTGATATGTGTGTTATACGGGAATCGACGAAGTTTTGCAGTGTCGGTACGTGTATAGATCGCGAGCAAATCACAACCACTGTTCACACGCAAGTTGTGGATCAGGATTTGGTTAGCTCGAAATCCGTTTTCAATCCGAGTGGCAGTGTGACGGACGGTGCGACGTTTTCCATAGCGCATATGACCCCAGCACAATTGGTGTCCCAGCTAGCAGCTCGTGCGAAGACTTTGAAACAAGCGGAACCTCAAGGCTCGAACCAATATCGAAGAAACAACTATGATCAAGACAGTAGAGGGCAATATGGAAGCAGCTACAATTACCGCTATTGA
- the LOC116770705 gene encoding myb-like protein X — MELTQKLECTQEICANNYEKEFPEQIGFLGICGVKYPLKKGPNKIGRDPDTCNIVLNLNSISRQHAVINILNSYDFMLMDLDSANKTKLADKTLQAYIPHPIKNGDMVQFGQVFGVFRLFEEDNDLPMTQALDVPETPVRNQAVYKVNNLITTIPESPDVSDRDDSFIVASQPKPNNVFKSPKTNFIKSSGKTVHIKPVGFNKIDNAYWSSSKKSDSFSLESDTSRNDSDVCLKTSEINQNIHEQDTQCTGYNKTDNSIYEAETQIDNVQKSVHNLETQLLGINNLPEVFKIQGQENINLDLSTENKENEDVYQSDKEVLLHKAMGSAVRDNESCNNKDISDDIILFDEIDSPVGEDNIESQQLLIPELETEHVEIVGDSEKPSNKEEEPSKRRDSGSSTDCEDIYFALTQNLPEKRIEDDETDCEDDPEIIVKVNKEQKTVEDSNLDADLTDCEDDIESKAQKDPGLEDLATQIVEDVSHCKINSSKTTSDDQQGPNEIDLEDMPTQIISYEPQNIYSEEVVTPFKVPAISPMKRKRKEQEPKALTIINNKNITANIENDDEENYYDATQKLWDDLCTQRESSPTLTCGANKDALETQINKNININPPDCQPETYDIDEKIDRFVMNLTNTEKTSMVGAKTGVESKKSSSDSSDVETTPRKLNPLSFLNTELPNTQEIKLYVKATGDTSPETSFDLDTDGSDCERHRKKRNTKNKIVKRSNLITRLESEKSPERIINPVRQPENKIKHSKDIDNKKPKRNTGSDLLGNENNNDGKLVTANTSEVKEKSTRSTRSSDIIDRKDSKELNKSKASCKNTKESKAKGITDSKETARRGRKNNITIEKQNSIVKKTTEGDIKNNVTVTDREQAKEKKSNKKSTDSSDKEKRNSSRSVSKQTKSDNNEPKLPQAKGDSNRSSRSKSRRKETNTIDKFLCPTPVIEAQKKTVSKSRSTEKEINNTEQENNGKDRGNRRKDSKSTDNTSRNSDKVNKNKDIDTKEKNRTSAETRNQTRSMENNKKEIPVELEVRRSKRQRTAKRSFEIESRTSKTNHEQSTVYNISSESGIDSPNKLKRQASDISLPSSKKTKTCNGSNITLRATPARKIKTQYVLFTAFPCDEVKVKLEKLGAVIVTDIMKCTVVLTLEIKRTFKLLCAVGLGKPIVGPHWVQACVDTNMIVDPWLYLIKDEKTEKRFQFNLERILIGKRQFLKGYNVSSTPNVMPSPPEMKLIVECSGGTWTAGGKNWICVSSNTDRALWDGLKRKGATIVSTEFVLAGVLRQKIDINRNILL, encoded by the exons ATGGAGCTAACTCAAAAACTCGAGTGTACACAAGAAATATGTGCGAATAACTATGAAAAAGAATTTCCTGAACAG ATTGGCTTTTTGGGTATTTGTGGTGTTAAGTACCCTTTGAAGAAAGGACCAAATAAGATAGGCAGAGATCCCGATACGTGCAATATTGtccttaatttaaat TCTATATCGAGGCAACATGCGGTaatcaacattttaaacagttaTGACTTCATGCTGATGGATTTAGATTCTGCAAACAAAACGAAACTAGCAGAT AAAACATTACAAGCATATATTCCGCACCCAATTAAAAATGGAGATATGGTACAATTTGGCCAGGTGTTTGGTGTGTTCCGATTATTTGAGGAAGACAATGATCTACCCATGACCCAAGCACTGGATGTACCAGAAACTCCTGTGAGGAACCAGGCggtttataaagttaataaccTGATAACTACAATTCCAGAATCTCCAGATGTCAGTGATagg GATGACTCCTTCATTGTGGCCTCACAACCCAAACCAAATAATGTATTCAAAAGTCCAAAGACCAACTTCATAAAATCATCTGGGAAAACAGTACATATAAAGCCTGttggtttcaataaaatagataacgCCTATTGGAGTTCATCTAAAAAGTCTGATTCATTCAGCTTAGAAAGTGATACATCTAGAAATGATTCAGATGTTTGTTTGAAAACTTctgaaattaatcaaaatattcatgAACAAGACACCCAATGTACTGGTTACAATAAAACAGACAATTCCATTTATGAAGCAGAAACACAAATAGACAATGTTCAAAAATCTGTTCATAACTTGGAAACACAACTACTTGGAATCAATAATTTGCCAGAAGTATTCAAAATACAAGGTCAAGAAAATATCAACTTAGATTTGTCTACAGAGAACAAAGAAAATGAGGATGTGTATCAGTCTGACAAAGaggttttattacataaagcAATGGGTAGTGCTGTCAGAGATAATGAAAGTTGCAACAACAAAGATATATctgatgatataatattatttgatgagATTGATAGTCCAGTAGGTGAAGATAACATTGAATCACAACAACTTCTCATACCTGAATTAGAAACGGAACATGTTGAAATAGTAGGAGACAGTGAAAAGCCTTCAAACAAGGAGGAGGAGCCATCAAAAAGAAGAGATTCTGGAAGCTCCACAGATTGTGAGGATATTTATTTCGCGCTAACACAGAATTTACCAGAAAAACGAATTGAAGATGATGAAACCGACTGTGAAGATGATCctgaaataattgttaaagtaaataaagaacaaaaaacaGTGGAAGACTCTAACTTGGACGCCGATCTAACAGACTGTGAAGATGATATTGAAAGCAAAGCCCAAAAAGATCCCGGCTTAGAGGATTTAGCTACGCAAATTGTAGAAGATGTTAGCCATTGCAAAATAAACTCTTCGAAAACGACATCAGATGACCAACAGGGTCCAAATGAAATAGACCTGGAAGATATGCCCACACAGATAATTAGTTACGAACCGCAGAATATTTACTCTGAAGAAGTTGTCACTCCGTTTAAAGTTCCCGCTATATCTCCTATGAAACGTAAGAGAAAAGAACAGGAGCCAAAAGCACtcacaattattaataataaaaatataactgccAACATAGAGAATGACGATgaggaaaattattatgacGCAACGCAAAAATTATGGGACGATTTATGTACTCAAAGGGAATCATCCCCCACATTAACTTGTGGAGCCAATAAGGATGCATTagaaacacaaattaataaaaacattaatattaatccaCCCGATTGTCAACCAGAGACATAtgatattgatgaaaaaattgATAGATTTGTAATGAATTTGACTAATACGGAGAAAACTTCAATGGTCGGTGCGAAAACAGGCGTGGAATCCAAGAAGTCATCTAGTGATAGCTCTGATGTTGAAACAACACCGAGGAAGTTAAATCCTCTTTCCTTTCTAAATACCGAGCTACCCAACACACAAGAAATAAAGTTGTATGTAAAGGCAACCGGTGATACCTCACCGGAAACCTCTTTTGACTTAGATACAGATGGCTCAGATTGTGAACGACatagaaagaaaagaaatacaaagaataaaattgttaaaagatCAAATCTGATCACAAGGTTAGAGTCTGAGAAATCACctgaaagaataataaatccCGTGAGACAACCTGAGAATAAAATCAAGCACTCTAAAGACATCGATAACAAAAAACCAAAGAGAAATACTGGATCTGACTTGTtaggaaatgaaaataataacgaCGGAAAACTAGTCACAGCTAACACATCAGAAGTTAAAGAAAAATCGACAAGAAGCACGAGAAGTTCAGATATTATTGACAGAAAGGACAGTAAAGAATTGAATAAAAGCAAAGCAAGTTGTAAAAATACAAAGGAAAGCAAAGCAAAAGGAATAACAGATAGCAAAGAAACTGCGAGAAGGGGacgcaaaaataatattactatagaaaaacaaaacagcATCGTCAAAAAAACCACTGAGGgcgacattaaaaataatgtcacaGTTACGGACAGAGAACAggcaaaagaaaaaaagagtaataaaaaatccaCAGACAGTAGTGACAAAGAAAAACGTAACAGCAGTAGAAGTGTgagtaaacaaacaaaatcagATAATAACGAGCCCAAACTCCCACAAGCGAAAGGAGACTCAAACAGAAGTAGTCGCAGCAAAAGCAGGCGAAAAGAAACTAATACGATCGACAAATTTCTATGTCCCACTCCTGTTATTGAAGCTCAGAAGAAAACTGTTAGCAAAAGTAGAAGTACAGAAAAAGAAATCAACAACACAGAGCAGGAAAACAATGGAAAAGATAGAGGAAACAGAAGAAAAGATAGCAAAAGTACAGACAACACAAGCAGAAATAGTGACAAGGTAAACAAAAACAAGGATATAGACACTAAAGAAAAGAACAGAACGAGTGCAGAGACGAGAAATCAAACAAGGAGTATGGAGAATAACAAAAAGGAAATACCGGTGGAATTAGAAGTTAGACGGAGCAAGAGGCAAAGAACGGCTAAAAGGAGCTTTGAGATAGAATCAAGGACATCGAAAACTAATCATGAACAGAGCACAGTGTATAATATCTCATCAGAATCTGGTATTGACTCTCCCAACAAGCTAAAGAGACAGGCTAGTGATATCAGTTTACCAAGCTCTAAGAAGACCAAAACGTGCAACGGTTCAAATATCACATTAAGGGCGACACCTGCTAGGAAGATTAAGACGCAGTACGTACTCTTCACAGCATTCCCATGTGACGAGGTCAAAGTTAAATTGGAAAAGTTGG GGGCAGTTATTGTAACTGACATAATGAAATGTACAGTAGTCCTaactttagaaattaaaaggaCGTTTAAGTTGCTCTGTGCTGTGGGTCTTGGTAAGCCGATAGTCGGACCTCACTGGGTACAGGCTTGTGTTGACACTAATATGATTGTTg ATCCTTGGTTATATCTCATCAAGGACGAGAAAACTGAGAAGCGTTTTCAGTTCAATCTGGAGCGTATATTAATTGGTAAGAGACAATTTCTGAAAGGCTACAACGTGTCGTCAACGCCTAATGTAATGCCAAGCCCTCCTGAGATGAAAT taATAGTGGAGTGTTCAGGCGGAACCTGGACGGCAGGCGGGAAAAATTGGATATGTGTGTCCTCTAACACTGACAGAGCTCTATGGGACGGGCTCAAGCGTAAGGGCGCCACTATAGTGTCAACGGAATTCGTTTTGGCGGGAGTTTTACGACAGAAAATAGATATCAATAGAAATATACTGTTGTGA